A single Ignavibacteriales bacterium DNA region contains:
- a CDS encoding transposase, whose amino-acid sequence MYDVTTLYFETFKGDELRLPGFSKDNKPQKPQIVVGLIVTRSGFPLSYEIFSGNTFEGKTMLKVLKNFTEINSVKRPIVVADAAMLGNSNIQ is encoded by the coding sequence TTGTATGATGTCACTACGCTTTATTTCGAGACATTCAAGGGAGATGAGCTGCGGTTACCGGGATTTTCTAAAGACAACAAGCCTCAAAAGCCCCAAATTGTTGTAGGATTGATAGTAACCAGAAGCGGGTTTCCCTTAAGTTATGAGATTTTCTCCGGAAACACATTCGAAGGGAAGACCATGTTAAAAGTACTGAAAAACTTCACTGAAATCAACTCTGTAAAACGTCCAATTGTCGTTGCCGATGCTGCAATGCTTGGCAATAGTAACATTCAATAA
- a CDS encoding response regulator transcription factor gives MKILIADDHAIVRAGILTTLRENELFTEFLECETGEEALRITDEQNPDYVFMDLSLPKKHGLVVIRELRQKGFDGKIVVLTFHQEEEYIYKSYQAGANGYVKKVAAVSNLNRIVARIEKGARFAVEGYDEEALERLLQSYRGKVTVSREFYGDVFLTAREREVLKGVLAGKTTAELAEDLGISIKTVNIYRGNLLTKYESKNMAELAGKVMKG, from the coding sequence ATGAAGATATTAATTGCAGATGATCATGCAATTGTACGTGCGGGGATATTAACCACCTTGCGGGAGAATGAACTTTTCACCGAGTTTCTTGAGTGCGAAACAGGCGAAGAAGCACTGCGAATAACAGATGAGCAGAACCCGGATTATGTATTTATGGATTTATCCCTGCCCAAGAAGCATGGATTGGTTGTGATACGGGAGCTGCGCCAAAAGGGATTTGACGGCAAAATAGTTGTCCTGACGTTCCATCAGGAAGAGGAATATATCTATAAATCCTACCAGGCAGGAGCGAACGGATATGTGAAAAAAGTGGCTGCGGTGAGTAACTTAAACCGTATTGTGGCCCGGATTGAAAAAGGTGCCCGATTTGCCGTTGAAGGATATGATGAAGAAGCATTGGAGAGATTGCTGCAAAGCTACCGAGGGAAAGTGACCGTAAGCCGGGAGTTTTACGGTGATGTGTTTTTAACTGCCCGGGAAAGAGAGGTTCTGAAAGGAGTTCTTGCAGGAAAAACAACGGCGGAACTGGCAGAGGATTTGGGTATCAGCATAAAAACAGTGAATATATACCGTGGGAATCTGCTTACTAAGTATGAGAGCAAAAATATGGCTGAACTTGCCGGAAAGGTGATGAAGGGGTGA
- a CDS encoding T9SS type A sorting domain-containing protein, producing MKKNLILITIAAVVLIARAEAQSTPRIQMPYGVGNVWVTDVVNGNEKARFEYLPGKIIIDSLDYTILEGRSIHHVYKYYTRVRPDGYHVERVDSSVIAPNYEWIHWKENPQIGDEWVNQKTIYMWRYKITEILLDLVYGQPDTLYRLRISLDGNPYELFALYSLKFGILSYTADFETDRQMGCVINGVVYGDTTFYPWVSVRDEVMESDYRLEQNYPNPFNPSSEIRFRLPESSEIELGVYDILGNRVAVLAKGQYEQGSHGVIFDGAHLASGVYLYKLSYGRGMTLTRKMTLLK from the coding sequence GTGAAGAAGAATCTTATATTAATCACGATTGCAGCAGTAGTTCTGATTGCAAGAGCTGAGGCACAATCTACACCGAGAATACAGATGCCATACGGCGTGGGTAATGTGTGGGTGACCGACGTTGTGAATGGAAATGAGAAAGCACGATTCGAATATTTACCTGGTAAAATTATAATTGATTCACTTGATTATACTATACTTGAAGGTCGAAGTATACATCATGTATATAAATACTATACACGGGTCCGTCCCGATGGATATCACGTTGAAAGAGTTGACAGCAGCGTAATTGCACCAAATTATGAATGGATACATTGGAAAGAAAATCCCCAAATAGGTGACGAATGGGTTAATCAAAAAACGATTTACATGTGGCGTTATAAGATTACTGAAATACTTTTAGACCTAGTTTATGGACAGCCCGACACATTGTATAGACTTAGAATTAGTTTAGACGGAAATCCATATGAATTATTTGCTTTATACAGTTTAAAATTTGGGATACTCTCCTATACAGCTGATTTTGAAACTGACCGGCAAATGGGCTGTGTAATTAATGGGGTAGTGTACGGAGATACGACATTTTACCCATGGGTGAGTGTACGTGATGAGGTGATGGAATCCGATTACCGACTTGAGCAGAATTACCCGAATCCGTTTAATCCGAGCAGTGAGATACGATTCCGCCTGCCTGAAAGCAGTGAAATTGAGCTTGGGGTGTATGATATACTCGGAAACAGAGTAGCAGTTTTAGCAAAGGGGCAATATGAGCAAGGGAGCCATGGGGTGATATTTGACGGTGCTCATTTAGCCAGCGGGGTTTATTTGTACAAGTTGAGCTATGGCAGAGGGATGACCCTGACCAGAAAAATGACATTGTTGAAGTAA
- a CDS encoding T9SS type A sorting domain-containing protein, whose protein sequence is MKKSILLITITFILLSEKSVAQPTLPRIQMPYGIGNVWIDDIVDGNDKNRFEYIDDNFIIDSISYWVLERRSYGYMSLKYARIRPDGYHVERVDSNVIAPNYEWIHWKENPQIGDQWINQWLHQTWRYQIIDIFTAAIYGQPDTLYGLRISLDGNPYELFALYSLKFGILSYTAEFETTSQLGCVINGVVYGDTTFYPWVSVHDEVMESDYRLEQNYPNPFNPSTTIQYGIESKGEVSIGLFDILGKEVMTIERTYREPGNYEVQLDASSLSSGVYFYVMKTNGKVFSKKLTLLK, encoded by the coding sequence TTGAAGAAGAGTATTTTGTTAATTACCATTACATTCATATTACTTAGTGAAAAATCTGTAGCACAACCAACCTTACCCAGAATTCAAATGCCATACGGTATAGGAAATGTGTGGATTGATGATATAGTGGACGGAAATGATAAAAATCGCTTTGAATACATTGATGATAACTTCATTATCGATTCAATTTCGTATTGGGTTTTGGAACGCAGAAGCTACGGGTACATGTCCCTGAAATATGCACGTATCCGACCCGACGGATACCATGTTGAACGTGTGGACAGCAATGTGATTGCCCCAAACTATGAATGGATACACTGGAAAGAAAATCCTCAGATAGGCGATCAATGGATTAACCAATGGTTGCACCAAACTTGGAGATATCAGATTATTGACATTTTTACAGCAGCGATTTATGGACAACCTGATACATTGTATGGACTAAGAATAAGTTTAGATGGAAATCCATATGAATTATTTGCTTTATACAGTTTAAAATTTGGAATACTATCCTATACAGCGGAATTTGAAACAACGTCTCAGTTGGGCTGCGTAATTAATGGAGTAGTTTATGGAGATACGACATTTTACCCATGGGTGAGTGTTCATGATGAGGTGATGGAATCCGATTACCGGCTTGAGCAAAATTACCCAAATCCGTTTAATCCGAGCACCACAATTCAATACGGCATAGAAAGCAAGGGGGAAGTAAGTATTGGATTATTTGATATATTGGGGAAAGAAGTTATGACCATTGAGCGGACATACCGGGAACCGGGAAACTATGAGGTACAACTGGATGCAAGCAGTTTAAGCAGCGGGGTATATTTTTATGTGATGAAAACGAATGGAAAAGTTTTTTCTAAAAAGCTGACTCTATTGAAATAG
- a CDS encoding T9SS type A sorting domain-containing protein, with translation MYVGFENDTVTSAGDWTLGQLPTYARNFADSTVHTMYRSGTMSDYWSEMSYNNYHIIGEVYPAQVTIPFSYRSGSYSAAVSVTIDSLYNKINYAKYDNWAWNGTSWEFKEEAGDGYIDMMIVVFRGAEKDNWGFSGGIAGLGLGSDKAISSSISVGGIFNRLGSGIVVRDGSNINHFGFLGLLNHELGHYLLGYHSSAGGLMTGYYYTSTYVLGAWERYQLGYISYTIADQNNFTTTLGDYVEDGDVLKIPAGYGGTKFYLVENHQRKSIYDFIARGDELAGGYDTTATKGKGIYVWEISGYSATAYGNNGVPPNIELKTGNGAWDWVQNGTISMPSGWPSTMPLSGRVAVNRNTGKSDRHPQNVFYNGSWWEKWHDTIPLVKTDSLRRNVFGIEGQAWNDNYTEIFSPWSAPSTYIDSLYTMAMQVYSQSGENITLKTFNTYASVLALPPAKPQFLQVKKFGTSPKLAWTANIEPDVKAGGSYKIYSKYTTGAEPTTWNHIATISAYTHPDTPVTSWIDPNPYITGQVEDYKLFYKISAVDSTNLESMHSQYDWIYFDLTIQKDGQNETSSVPKTYYLSQNYPNPFNPSTTIQYGIESKGEVSIGLFDILGKEVMTIERTYREPGNYEVQLDASSLSSGVYFYVMKTNGIVLSKKLTILK, from the coding sequence GTGTATGTAGGATTTGAGAATGATACGGTGACCTCTGCTGGTGACTGGACATTAGGCCAGCTGCCTACGTATGCCCGGAATTTTGCCGACAGTACGGTCCATACCATGTACAGAAGCGGGACGATGTCTGACTATTGGTCAGAAATGTCTTATAATAACTATCATATCATCGGTGAAGTGTATCCGGCACAGGTTACCATACCTTTTTCATACAGGTCCGGTAGTTATTCCGCTGCTGTTTCGGTTACCATTGATTCATTATACAATAAAATTAATTACGCCAAATATGATAACTGGGCATGGAACGGAACAAGCTGGGAGTTTAAGGAGGAAGCAGGGGATGGTTATATTGATATGATGATAGTTGTATTCAGAGGTGCAGAAAAAGATAATTGGGGTTTTTCAGGAGGAATAGCTGGTTTGGGACTAGGTTCAGATAAAGCGATATCATCTTCGATTAGTGTAGGAGGCATTTTTAACCGATTAGGGTCCGGTATTGTGGTGCGGGACGGCAGCAACATTAATCATTTTGGCTTTTTAGGGTTGCTGAATCATGAATTAGGACACTACTTGTTGGGATATCACTCAAGCGCCGGCGGACTGATGACCGGATACTACTACACGAGCACCTATGTGTTAGGAGCATGGGAGCGTTATCAGTTGGGTTACATTTCTTATACCATAGCTGATCAGAATAATTTTACAACAACGTTGGGAGACTATGTGGAGGATGGTGATGTATTAAAAATACCTGCGGGATACGGCGGAACAAAATTTTATCTCGTAGAAAACCATCAGAGGAAAAGTATTTATGATTTTATTGCCCGTGGGGATGAACTTGCAGGAGGGTATGATACTACCGCAACGAAAGGGAAGGGTATATACGTTTGGGAAATATCCGGATACAGCGCCACAGCATACGGAAATAACGGTGTGCCTCCAAATATTGAATTGAAAACGGGAAACGGCGCCTGGGACTGGGTACAAAACGGAACGATAAGTATGCCAAGCGGCTGGCCCAGCACTATGCCTTTAAGCGGCCGTGTTGCTGTTAACCGAAATACCGGAAAGAGCGACCGGCATCCGCAAAATGTATTTTATAACGGCAGCTGGTGGGAGAAATGGCATGATACCATACCTTTGGTAAAAACGGACTCATTGCGGAGAAATGTGTTCGGGATAGAGGGGCAGGCGTGGAATGATAATTATACTGAGATATTCAGCCCCTGGAGTGCACCAAGCACTTATATTGACTCCTTATATACGATGGCCATGCAGGTTTACAGCCAAAGCGGGGAAAATATAACTTTAAAAACATTTAATACGTATGCCTCTGTATTGGCGCTACCACCAGCGAAGCCACAGTTTTTACAAGTTAAAAAATTTGGAACAAGCCCCAAATTAGCGTGGACGGCAAATATAGAGCCGGATGTTAAAGCAGGGGGGAGTTATAAGATTTACAGCAAATATACAACAGGAGCGGAACCGACAACATGGAATCATATAGCAACGATTAGTGCTTATACTCATCCTGATACACCTGTGACTTCGTGGATTGACCCTAATCCGTATATTACAGGGCAAGTTGAGGATTACAAATTGTTCTATAAAATATCTGCGGTTGACAGCACGAATTTGGAATCTATGCATTCTCAGTATGACTGGATTTATTTTGATTTAACCATACAAAAGGACGGACAGAATGAAACCAGCAGCGTGCCGAAAACTTATTATTTAAGTCAAAATTACCCTAATCCGTTTAATCCGAGTACCACAATTCAATACGGCATAGAAAGCAAGGGGGAAGTGAGTATTGGATTATTTGATATATTGGGGAAAGAAGTTATGACCATTGAGCGGACATACCGGGAGCCGGGAAACTATGAGGTACAACTGGATGCAAGCAGTTTAAGCAGCGGGGTATATTTTTACGTGATGAAAACTAATGGAATAGTTTTATCCAAAAAGCTGACGATATTGAAATAA